From Methanomassiliicoccales archaeon LGM-RCC1, one genomic window encodes:
- a CDS encoding glutathione peroxidase, translating to MGIYDYTMKDAKGEEVSLSEYKGKVLLIVNTATGCGFTPQYEGLQKLYDTYQKDGFEILDFPCNQFGNQAPGSDEEIVEFCQMKYNTTFRQFSKIEVNGDNEAPLYTYLKSQKKGGIMGSKIKWNFTKFLVDREGNVVDRYAPTDKPEKIEGDIKKLL from the coding sequence ATGGGAATCTATGATTACACGATGAAGGACGCTAAGGGAGAGGAGGTAAGCCTCTCTGAGTACAAGGGTAAGGTACTGCTGATCGTCAACACCGCCACTGGCTGCGGCTTCACCCCCCAGTACGAGGGACTGCAGAAGCTGTACGACACCTACCAGAAGGACGGCTTCGAGATCCTGGACTTCCCGTGCAACCAGTTCGGAAACCAGGCCCCGGGATCCGATGAGGAGATCGTAGAGTTCTGCCAGATGAAGTACAACACCACCTTCAGGCAGTTCTCCAAGATCGAGGTCAACGGAGACAACGAGGCGCCCCTCTACACCTACTTGAAATCCCAGAAGAAAGGAGGAATCATGGGAAGCAAGATCAAATGGAACTTCACCAAGTTCCTGGTGGACCGTGAGGGCAACGTCGTCGACCGCTATGCGCCCACCGACAAGCCCGAGAAGATCGAGGGCGACATCAAGAAGCTGCTGTGA
- a CDS encoding zinc ribbon domain-containing protein, giving the protein MTYCGNCGSDNPEGNRFCFNCGAELPLQPQQSNMGYIPTMDTEIERIRPYDPNANYYVPPQPPQQNYQQQQPYQQQYMPQQQYPPQQGYQQYPPAVYPGQQQQQYPPQGYQGYPQYPPQQYPGQRQREPPFYLYGAPNNQISFRWIAIILSIATLVMTILTLTIIPVTENDSLIGIGLGEDGLYVLIFCIMTIVIGILSLLVPLFNIVAGVCVIGTITLIFTNTGFAVTDTTLVLFILMGVVIMVLGLVSSLLMTKYVRSNVRNVTMFECSLWTWIGIKMPQDQYQQQYQQYQY; this is encoded by the coding sequence ATGACTTACTGCGGAAATTGCGGATCCGATAACCCAGAGGGAAATCGCTTCTGCTTCAACTGCGGAGCTGAGCTGCCTCTTCAGCCTCAGCAGTCTAACATGGGATATATCCCCACGATGGACACTGAGATTGAACGCATACGTCCTTACGACCCGAACGCTAACTACTACGTTCCGCCTCAGCCCCCTCAACAGAACTATCAGCAACAGCAGCCCTACCAGCAGCAGTACATGCCCCAACAGCAGTACCCCCCTCAGCAGGGCTATCAGCAGTACCCGCCTGCGGTTTACCCGGGACAGCAGCAACAGCAGTACCCGCCCCAGGGCTACCAGGGATATCCCCAGTACCCCCCGCAGCAGTATCCCGGTCAGAGACAGAGGGAGCCTCCGTTCTACCTTTACGGAGCCCCCAACAACCAGATCTCATTCCGCTGGATCGCGATCATCCTTTCGATCGCCACTCTGGTGATGACCATCCTCACGCTTACGATCATACCCGTCACCGAGAACGACTCGCTCATCGGCATCGGACTCGGAGAGGACGGACTCTATGTGCTCATCTTCTGCATCATGACCATCGTGATCGGAATCCTGAGCCTCCTCGTACCGCTGTTCAACATCGTGGCAGGTGTCTGCGTGATCGGAACGATCACACTGATCTTCACCAACACCGGCTTCGCCGTCACGGACACGACCCTCGTCCTCTTCATCCTGATGGGCGTCGTAATCATGGTCCTCGGACTCGTCAGCTCGCTGCTCATGACCAAGTACGTGAGGTCCAACGTCCGCAACGTCACAATGTTCGAGTGCAGCCTCTGGACCTGGATCGGAATCAAGATGCCCCAGGACCAGTATCAGCAGCAATACCAGCAGTATCAGTACTGA
- a CDS encoding SCP2 sterol-binding domain-containing protein, with amino-acid sequence MTMQPKIQELIDKFHRKMEKDPNVRKEIEPLVKTFNIDLGTEAYSMKLKNAQIYDFVPVMLQEADVTLTTTPENLSALIDGTLRPMRAFVLKKVQIKGKLDDLMFLKKFF; translated from the coding sequence ATGACGATGCAACCGAAGATTCAAGAACTGATCGACAAGTTCCACAGAAAGATGGAGAAGGACCCCAACGTGAGGAAGGAGATCGAGCCCCTCGTGAAGACGTTCAACATCGACCTGGGCACAGAGGCATACTCCATGAAGCTGAAGAACGCCCAGATCTACGACTTCGTCCCCGTCATGCTCCAGGAGGCCGACGTCACACTCACCACCACCCCGGAGAACCTGTCGGCGCTCATCGACGGAACCCTCAGGCCCATGAGGGCGTTCGTCCTGAAGAAGGTCCAGATCAAAGGAAAACTGGACGACCTGATGTTCCTGAAGAAGTTCTTCTGA
- the rnhB gene encoding ribonuclease HII produces MFCGVDEAGRGPAMGPLVVGVVYAESDGFLKEIGVKDSKKLTPKARERMYDQIVEAVPHWCTVILSAEGIDEQRKTISLNEIELNMFAEGCTKWETEVIYADCPDINEESFTNRLSTKVGEDVRIIAKHKADDTYPIVSAASIVAKVTRDRMMQEIQDEFGVNVGSGYPSDHCTMDFIRDWIQANGKAPPHVRTSWEPVREMLSQKKMTRLDDW; encoded by the coding sequence ATGTTCTGCGGTGTCGACGAGGCGGGAAGGGGGCCTGCGATGGGTCCGTTGGTCGTCGGTGTGGTTTACGCCGAATCCGACGGCTTCCTCAAGGAGATAGGCGTGAAGGACTCCAAGAAGCTCACGCCTAAGGCCAGGGAGAGGATGTACGACCAGATCGTAGAAGCTGTCCCCCACTGGTGCACCGTGATACTGTCCGCCGAAGGCATCGACGAGCAGAGGAAGACGATTTCCCTCAACGAGATCGAGCTGAACATGTTCGCCGAGGGATGCACCAAATGGGAGACCGAGGTGATCTACGCCGACTGCCCGGACATAAATGAGGAATCCTTCACCAACAGGCTTTCGACGAAAGTCGGAGAGGACGTAAGGATTATCGCAAAGCATAAAGCCGATGACACCTACCCTATTGTATCTGCAGCATCCATAGTGGCCAAGGTAACGAGGGACAGGATGATGCAGGAGATACAGGATGAGTTCGGAGTGAACGTGGGAAGCGGATATCCGAGCGACCACTGCACCATGGACTTCATCCGCGACTGGATCCAAGCCAACGGCAAGGCCCCTCCGCATGTGAGGACGTCCTGGGAGCCGGTCAGAGAGATGCTATCCCAGAAGAAGATGACGAGATTGGACGACTGGTGA
- the mptA gene encoding GTP cyclohydrolase MptA: protein MTLKCDLQYGKGDAEYKLTRVGVKGVRKPILVQRDGINGTLNNILNCSIDIFVDLPGNQKGSHMSRNVEVLNEIVDASIANPITAIEDVAADICRKLMVHHEYAQEGEVSIEAEYFRASKTPLGKNTFESYTLLAGGHIERDGELTKMVGVTVTGMTACPCGQQTVTEMLEIESEHPVMTHNQRNVCTLMVYMPENVSVEANELIDIVEASFSSPTYELLKRPDEGQVIINAHRNTKFVEDVVRAVLDNFVKRYTDLPDEVFIDVISDSEESIHKHDAYAEREATLGELRQENQ, encoded by the coding sequence ATGACGCTCAAGTGTGACCTCCAATATGGCAAAGGCGATGCCGAGTACAAGCTCACCCGCGTAGGTGTGAAGGGAGTACGCAAGCCCATCCTCGTCCAGAGGGACGGCATCAACGGCACGCTCAACAACATTCTGAACTGCAGCATCGACATCTTCGTCGACCTGCCCGGGAACCAGAAGGGATCCCACATGTCCAGGAACGTGGAGGTCCTCAACGAGATCGTGGACGCTTCCATAGCGAACCCGATCACCGCGATCGAGGATGTCGCTGCGGACATCTGCAGGAAGCTCATGGTCCACCACGAGTACGCCCAGGAGGGAGAGGTCAGCATAGAGGCGGAGTACTTCCGTGCGAGCAAGACGCCCCTGGGGAAGAACACATTCGAGTCGTACACCCTTCTCGCAGGAGGGCACATCGAGCGCGACGGGGAGCTGACCAAGATGGTCGGCGTCACCGTGACCGGTATGACCGCATGTCCCTGCGGACAGCAGACGGTCACCGAGATGCTGGAGATCGAGAGCGAGCACCCTGTCATGACTCACAACCAGAGGAACGTCTGCACGCTGATGGTCTACATGCCGGAGAACGTCTCGGTCGAGGCCAACGAGCTCATCGACATCGTTGAAGCCTCATTCTCATCGCCCACGTACGAGCTCCTCAAGAGGCCGGACGAGGGACAGGTCATCATCAACGCCCACAGGAACACCAAGTTCGTGGAGGACGTCGTAAGGGCCGTCCTGGACAACTTCGTGAAGAGGTACACCGATCTCCCCGACGAGGTGTTCATCGACGTCATCAGCGATTCCGAGGAATCCATCCACAAGCATGACGCATACGCTGAGAGGGAGGCCACCCTCGGAGAGCTCAGGCAAGAGAATCAGTGA
- a CDS encoding PAS domain-containing protein, with amino-acid sequence MDLSPLFKSVIDQDRAPVVICDTNHIVVYMNPAAVEHYYKHGGSAIIGIHIFDCHSPKSGQIIRDVVDWFAKDKDNNIVHTFYNEEQNKDVYMVALRDDDGELIGYYEKHEYRDRDDSPFYAFKN; translated from the coding sequence ATGGATCTCTCCCCGCTTTTCAAGAGCGTAATCGATCAGGACAGGGCGCCTGTCGTGATCTGCGATACGAATCATATCGTCGTCTACATGAACCCCGCCGCTGTGGAGCATTATTACAAGCACGGCGGTTCTGCCATCATCGGCATCCACATCTTCGACTGCCACAGCCCCAAGTCAGGACAGATCATCCGCGACGTCGTGGACTGGTTCGCCAAGGACAAGGACAACAACATCGTCCACACGTTCTACAACGAGGAGCAGAACAAGGACGTCTACATGGTCGCGCTGCGCGACGACGATGGCGAGCTGATCGGCTACTACGAGAAGCACGAATATCGCGACAGGGACGACAGCCCCTTCTATGCGTTCAAGAATTGA
- a CDS encoding C15orf41 family protein, whose protein sequence is MDYAEYKELYNSLRKPADLDSHRGRYDDRLLDTLYTQKTSRDVKKRFYIVKQNAPRMLKEWRKGKTIMELSDKYKFPPILTAMFIFLEDGTSKKDFWASINDPDSLESPEVADEIREAIENDIVYSPDANDRQRERGIWGEDLTHQWLDGQGITYRTENDLRDTEFTKTPDCLLDHPMVYNGHKICWVESKASFGDNTEFKYNSRKQLIPYTKLFGPGLVVYWVGCLDDLECPEDVYVSDISVMDVKLEKYEEEQE, encoded by the coding sequence GTGGACTATGCAGAGTACAAGGAACTGTACAACAGTCTGAGGAAACCTGCCGACTTAGATTCCCATAGGGGACGCTACGACGACAGGCTCCTGGACACGCTGTACACCCAGAAGACCAGCAGGGATGTGAAGAAGAGGTTCTACATCGTCAAGCAGAACGCCCCGCGCATGCTCAAGGAGTGGCGCAAGGGCAAGACGATCATGGAGCTCTCGGACAAGTACAAGTTCCCGCCGATCCTCACCGCGATGTTCATCTTCTTGGAGGACGGAACATCGAAGAAGGACTTCTGGGCATCCATCAACGACCCGGACTCCCTCGAGAGCCCGGAGGTCGCGGACGAGATCCGCGAGGCCATCGAGAACGATATCGTCTACTCCCCCGACGCCAACGACAGGCAGAGGGAGAGAGGTATCTGGGGAGAGGACCTCACCCACCAGTGGCTGGACGGCCAGGGCATCACCTACAGGACGGAGAACGACCTCCGCGACACGGAGTTCACAAAGACCCCGGACTGCCTTCTGGACCATCCGATGGTCTACAACGGCCACAAGATCTGCTGGGTTGAGAGCAAGGCCTCGTTCGGGGACAACACCGAGTTCAAGTACAACTCCAGGAAGCAGCTGATTCCCTACACCAAGCTCTTCGGACCCGGACTCGTGGTCTACTGGGTAGGATGCCTGGATGACCTTGAGTGTCCCGAGGACGTCTATGTCTCGGACATCTCCGTCATGGATGTAAAACTTGAGAAATATGAGGAGGAGCAGGAGTGA
- a CDS encoding FAD-dependent oxidoreductase codes for MAKKVIVIGSGAAGMTAASTARAKDPGCEVTVFTEDEDIAYSPCAIPWGIEGKSKWTDIVMHTPDFYEKERGIKVYTKTTVESVDDAAKTVTAGGKAYAYDSLVIATGGKVFVPPIEGTSLKNVFIVRTIRDGKDIQEALKTAKNVVIGGAGVIGLELAVSFKNMGKDVTVIEMMNQVIPRIADKDMADNIQKRLEDMGIKFVMKAPIQSVKGTDKVESVTADGKEYPCDVMIFATGVRANLEIPKALGFDIGQLNALIVAPTLQPYRKGRLVPDIYVAGDLVQCESAIMNGATMSQLGSTAVKQGSVAGNNAVSAEKKLFGPVASPWVSFIGDKQIAGTGLSQGLASWYGIDVVEGKAQGLTRARYYPGGKELIVKVLADRTSHRIIGAQIIAGEEATGRIDWLTSAVINGMTAEDFLVRSENAYCPPTSMVKDVVITAVEDLARNLNQ; via the coding sequence ATGGCTAAGAAAGTAATCGTAATCGGTTCAGGAGCGGCTGGAATGACTGCCGCCTCCACCGCCAGGGCCAAAGACCCTGGATGCGAGGTCACCGTCTTCACAGAGGACGAGGACATCGCCTATTCTCCTTGCGCTATCCCGTGGGGTATCGAGGGGAAGAGCAAATGGACCGACATCGTCATGCACACACCCGACTTCTACGAGAAGGAGCGCGGGATAAAGGTGTACACCAAGACGACAGTCGAGTCCGTGGATGATGCTGCCAAGACCGTCACAGCCGGCGGAAAAGCATACGCATACGACTCACTTGTGATTGCGACCGGAGGAAAGGTTTTCGTTCCCCCGATCGAGGGCACATCCCTGAAGAACGTCTTCATAGTGAGGACCATCAGGGACGGAAAGGACATCCAGGAAGCTCTCAAGACGGCAAAGAACGTCGTCATCGGAGGAGCCGGTGTCATCGGACTGGAGCTCGCGGTATCGTTCAAGAACATGGGAAAAGACGTGACAGTCATCGAGATGATGAATCAGGTCATCCCCCGTATCGCGGACAAGGACATGGCCGACAACATCCAGAAGCGCCTGGAGGACATGGGAATCAAGTTCGTAATGAAGGCCCCCATCCAATCCGTGAAGGGAACCGACAAGGTCGAGTCCGTCACGGCAGATGGGAAGGAGTACCCCTGCGATGTCATGATCTTCGCAACGGGAGTCCGCGCCAACCTCGAAATCCCCAAGGCGTTGGGATTCGACATCGGTCAGCTCAACGCTCTGATCGTCGCACCGACCCTCCAGCCCTACAGGAAGGGCAGGCTGGTCCCCGACATCTACGTCGCAGGGGACCTCGTCCAGTGCGAATCGGCTATCATGAACGGAGCGACCATGAGTCAGCTCGGTTCCACCGCAGTCAAGCAGGGATCGGTCGCCGGTAACAATGCAGTATCCGCAGAGAAGAAGCTCTTCGGACCCGTGGCAAGCCCGTGGGTGAGCTTCATCGGCGACAAACAGATCGCAGGAACCGGACTCTCCCAGGGACTCGCATCATGGTACGGCATCGACGTCGTCGAAGGCAAGGCACAGGGACTCACCCGCGCAAGGTACTACCCCGGAGGCAAGGAGCTCATCGTGAAGGTCCTCGCCGACAGGACATCGCACAGAATCATCGGAGCACAGATCATCGCAGGAGAGGAGGCAACCGGACGCATCGATTGGCTTACATCCGCGGTGATCAACGGCATGACAGCGGAGGACTTCCTCGTACGTTCGGAGAACGCCTACTGCCCCCCGACTTCCATGGTCAAGGATGTGGTCATCACGGCCGTAGAGGACCTCGCCAGGAACCTCAACCAGTGA
- a CDS encoding archaeosine biosynthesis radical SAM protein RaSEA produces the protein MKDKRSPSELEALWKEDDMVDGQKVKAMVMIMRTNGCCWVKHGGCTMCGYKEASLMNVTPEDLLKQLDQALSRYKDEPFVKMYTSGSFLDDNEIPPEVRERIFDAFKGCKRLLFESRPEFITEDVVKKLPKNVTVALGLESSDPKVLEVSVHKGFTPEDIKRAGELLKANGLGVRTYLLLKPPFMTEQMAIEDAVRSARFADPFSDEISINPLNVQRATYVERLWKRGEFRSPWIWSLIEVFRELSGTVNARIMSSPSGGGAMRGVHNCGECDMKALEAIEKFSYSQDVKDLDVTCKCIPKWEAYKRSETILGSPADLDRDFENELVLRM, from the coding sequence ATGAAAGACAAGAGATCCCCGTCGGAACTAGAGGCCCTCTGGAAAGAGGACGACATGGTCGACGGACAGAAGGTCAAGGCGATGGTCATGATCATGCGCACCAACGGCTGCTGCTGGGTTAAGCACGGCGGCTGCACCATGTGCGGATACAAGGAGGCCTCGCTGATGAACGTCACACCGGAGGATCTCCTGAAGCAGCTGGACCAGGCATTGTCAAGGTACAAGGACGAGCCTTTCGTCAAGATGTACACTTCCGGAAGCTTCCTCGACGACAACGAGATCCCCCCTGAGGTCAGGGAGAGGATATTCGATGCGTTCAAGGGATGCAAGAGGCTCCTCTTCGAGAGCCGCCCCGAGTTCATCACCGAGGATGTGGTCAAGAAACTCCCGAAGAACGTAACCGTCGCATTGGGATTGGAGAGCTCCGACCCTAAGGTGCTAGAGGTTTCCGTTCACAAGGGATTCACCCCCGAGGACATCAAGAGGGCAGGCGAACTGCTCAAGGCGAACGGCCTCGGTGTGAGGACCTACCTTCTCCTGAAGCCCCCGTTCATGACGGAGCAGATGGCCATAGAGGATGCGGTGAGGTCCGCAAGGTTCGCGGATCCGTTCTCCGATGAGATATCGATCAACCCCCTCAATGTGCAGAGGGCCACCTATGTGGAGCGCCTCTGGAAGAGGGGAGAGTTCAGGTCACCGTGGATCTGGTCGCTCATCGAGGTGTTCAGGGAACTGTCCGGTACCGTCAACGCGCGCATCATGTCCTCCCCATCGGGCGGAGGGGCGATGAGGGGCGTGCACAACTGCGGAGAGTGCGACATGAAGGCGCTCGAGGCCATTGAGAAATTCAGTTACTCGCAGGACGTCAAGGACCTTGACGTCACCTGCAAATGCATCCCCAAGTGGGAGGCCTACAAGAGGTCCGAGACGATCCTCGGATCCCCTGCCGATCTCGACAGGGACTTTGAAAACGAGTTAGTTTTGAGGATGTGA
- a CDS encoding DUF5611 family protein yields MDYDIKKGWFKNIEGDALAQLMEQVFGNVKKDGDKYVSSYGVMESIVVTVINKDKMDITVTNVADAKGRSDDEIMDSKRKLNIFAEKATGFDAKARMKRAQKKAKEGTL; encoded by the coding sequence ATGGATTACGATATCAAAAAGGGATGGTTCAAGAATATCGAAGGGGATGCACTGGCACAGTTGATGGAACAGGTGTTCGGCAACGTGAAGAAGGACGGCGACAAGTACGTCTCGTCCTATGGTGTAATGGAGTCCATCGTGGTCACCGTCATCAACAAGGACAAGATGGACATCACCGTCACGAACGTCGCAGACGCGAAGGGCCGCTCCGACGACGAGATCATGGACAGCAAGAGGAAGCTCAACATCTTCGCGGAGAAGGCGACGGGCTTCGATGCTAAGGCCCGCATGAAGAGGGCTCAGAAGAAGGCGAAGGAAGGCACTCTCTGA
- a CDS encoding 50S ribosomal protein L3, translated as MPQRRRPQKGSRAFGPRKRAQSQTPRLDSWPEVSGAPKIQGFAGYKAGMTHAFIVDKRAKSTTSGMELQVPVTVVEVPPMKIAAVRFYESSIVGLKTAGEVWAKDLDPLLDRRLNVPKNHEEATFARYDGLDIEDVRVLAYTQPKVVSGVPKKVPDLMELRIGGGTIDERVAYAKQILGTEVGFTDFSPEGSLVDVIAVTKGKGFQGVTKRWGVKLLSHRNSKHRRGIGNLGPKRPGYVRSTVPGSGQMGYHQRTEFNKKVVKVGADGTEVTPKGGFLNYGEVRNTYVLIHGSVPGPTKRLIRFRDATRMPKKADTEAVDVTYVSVESKQGA; from the coding sequence ATGCCACAAAGAAGACGTCCACAGAAAGGATCTAGGGCATTCGGCCCTAGGAAGAGAGCTCAGTCTCAGACACCGAGGCTCGACTCTTGGCCAGAGGTCAGCGGAGCCCCTAAAATCCAGGGTTTCGCAGGCTACAAGGCGGGAATGACACACGCTTTCATCGTTGACAAGCGTGCAAAGAGCACCACCTCCGGAATGGAGCTCCAGGTGCCCGTGACCGTCGTCGAGGTTCCCCCGATGAAGATCGCGGCAGTCAGATTCTACGAGAGCAGCATCGTCGGACTGAAGACAGCAGGAGAGGTCTGGGCAAAGGACCTCGACCCGCTCCTCGACAGGCGCCTCAACGTTCCCAAGAACCACGAGGAAGCGACATTCGCAAGGTATGACGGCCTGGACATCGAAGATGTCCGCGTACTGGCCTACACCCAGCCCAAAGTCGTTTCCGGTGTACCCAAGAAGGTACCCGACCTCATGGAGCTCAGGATCGGAGGCGGAACAATCGATGAGAGGGTTGCATACGCAAAGCAGATACTCGGTACCGAGGTTGGCTTCACCGACTTCTCCCCCGAGGGATCACTGGTCGATGTCATCGCAGTGACCAAGGGAAAGGGATTCCAGGGAGTCACCAAGAGGTGGGGAGTCAAGCTCCTGTCACACAGGAACAGCAAGCACCGCCGTGGAATCGGTAACCTTGGACCCAAAAGACCCGGATACGTCAGGTCGACTGTACCTGGATCCGGACAGATGGGATACCACCAGAGGACCGAGTTCAACAAGAAAGTCGTCAAGGTTGGAGCCGACGGAACCGAGGTAACCCCCAAGGGAGGATTCCTCAACTACGGAGAGGTCAGGAACACCTACGTCCTCATCCACGGATCCGTCCCCGGACCCACCAAGAGGCTCATCAGATTCAGAGATGCGACCAGGATGCCCAAGAAGGCAGACACCGAGGCGGTCGACGTCACTTACGTCTCCGTCGAATCAAAGCAGGGGGCATGA
- the rpl4p gene encoding 50S ribosomal protein L4: MAATTNVYGLNGAVEGSVKIPEAFETPYRPDIIKKAVLAAAANGRQPYGPAPRSGMRHAVSFRGKGTGSARNQRIHGLGKAGESPNNVSGRRAHPPVPERIWAQKVNKKEAKIARASALAATGCADCVKARGHQFDDNVSFPIVVDDKFNEMKETSAVIELFEKIGIGYDLDRAKEGRKIRAGRGTMRNRKYRTPVSVLIVVADDERNAPIFKSAANIPGVTVEEVKTLNTSILAPGGDAGRLTVYTKAAIEAIGGWTQ; this comes from the coding sequence ATGGCAGCAACCACAAATGTTTATGGATTGAACGGTGCGGTCGAGGGATCCGTCAAGATCCCCGAGGCATTCGAGACCCCCTACAGGCCCGACATCATCAAGAAGGCGGTCCTCGCAGCTGCAGCCAACGGCAGGCAGCCCTACGGACCCGCACCCAGGTCGGGAATGAGGCACGCGGTCAGCTTCCGCGGAAAGGGTACCGGATCCGCACGTAACCAGAGGATCCACGGACTCGGAAAGGCCGGAGAGTCACCCAACAACGTCTCGGGAAGGAGGGCACACCCGCCAGTACCTGAGAGGATCTGGGCACAGAAGGTCAACAAGAAAGAGGCAAAGATAGCACGCGCTTCCGCACTGGCAGCAACAGGCTGTGCGGACTGTGTCAAGGCACGCGGTCACCAGTTCGATGACAACGTTTCCTTCCCCATCGTCGTCGACGACAAGTTCAACGAGATGAAGGAGACCTCAGCAGTCATCGAGCTCTTCGAGAAGATCGGAATCGGCTACGACCTTGACCGTGCAAAAGAGGGACGCAAGATCCGTGCAGGAAGGGGAACAATGAGGAACAGAAAGTACCGCACCCCCGTTTCCGTGCTCATCGTCGTTGCAGATGACGAGAGGAACGCACCCATCTTCAAGAGCGCAGCGAACATCCCCGGAGTGACCGTTGAGGAAGTCAAGACACTCAACACGAGCATCCTCGCACCCGGTGGAGACGCAGGAAGGCTCACTGTCTACACCAAGGCAGCCATCGAAGCTATCGGAGGTTGGACACAATGA
- the rplW gene encoding 50S ribosomal protein L23 has translation MKQSDVLIRPFVTEKSTNHMTGTPTQDFKDGNKLEFIVNRHADKEMIKTVFEERFEVKVEKVWIRIQKDGKHAIIKLADGYSAEDVGMRVGVF, from the coding sequence ATGAAGCAGAGTGATGTTCTCATCAGGCCGTTCGTGACTGAGAAGTCGACGAACCACATGACCGGAACCCCCACACAGGACTTCAAGGACGGAAACAAGCTCGAGTTCATCGTCAACAGGCACGCTGACAAAGAGATGATCAAGACCGTCTTCGAAGAGCGTTTCGAGGTCAAAGTAGAGAAAGTCTGGATAAGAATCCAGAAGGACGGAAAGCACGCCATCATCAAACTGGCAGACGGATACTCTGCAGAGGATGTTGGTATGAGAGTCGGAGTCTTCTGA
- a CDS encoding 50S ribosomal protein L2, which translates to MGKRLIPMRRGRGTSLYRSPSHRHVDDVRLPAFNEGKAVIKDLIQAPGRTCPLAVLDIDGKTDYQLAVEGTKVGQTIMIGGTQVAAGNILMLANIPEGTLVHNVEARPGDGGKFVKTAGSSGTVVSRGDKVNVLMPSGAIKEFSPNCRAAIGVVAGGGRGDKPLAKAGKNVLTLRSRSKAPFKTKGVAMNPVDHPHGGGSHAHVGGPNCQKRTASPGQKVGFLPPKKKVRK; encoded by the coding sequence ATGGGAAAAAGATTGATACCAATGAGAAGGGGTCGCGGAACCTCTTTGTACCGCTCGCCCAGCCACAGGCACGTCGATGATGTTAGGCTCCCCGCGTTCAACGAGGGCAAGGCAGTCATCAAGGACCTGATTCAGGCGCCCGGAAGGACATGCCCTCTCGCAGTCCTTGACATCGATGGAAAGACGGACTACCAGCTGGCAGTCGAGGGAACCAAGGTTGGACAGACCATCATGATCGGCGGAACCCAGGTCGCAGCAGGAAACATCCTGATGCTCGCCAACATCCCCGAGGGAACCCTCGTGCACAACGTCGAGGCAAGGCCCGGCGACGGCGGAAAGTTCGTGAAGACCGCAGGATCCTCCGGAACAGTCGTTTCCAGGGGAGACAAGGTCAACGTCCTGATGCCCTCAGGAGCCATCAAAGAGTTCAGCCCCAACTGCCGCGCCGCAATCGGTGTCGTAGCTGGAGGCGGAAGGGGAGACAAGCCCCTCGCGAAAGCAGGTAAGAACGTTCTGACACTCAGGTCCAGGTCCAAGGCACCCTTCAAGACGAAGGGAGTCGCAATGAACCCTGTCGACCACCCCCACGGAGGAGGTAGCCACGCCCACGTCGGAGGACCCAACTGTCAGAAGAGAACAGCATCGCCTGGTCAGAAGGTAGGATTCCTGCCTCCTAAGAAGAAAGTAAGGAAGTGA
- a CDS encoding 30S ribosomal protein S19 yields the protein MAKKIIAGSAKASRRKSRKKASAIQARRKKEFLYRGFTMEELLAMPFEEVLGLMPSRSRRTYLRGLNYEQQLLFDKLKDATEPVRTHRRDLPIIPQFVGKTVSVYNGQNFKDVEIKPEMIGCFIGEFVQTRKPPVHSGPGVGATRSSKFMPLK from the coding sequence ATGGCAAAGAAGATTATTGCAGGATCGGCAAAAGCCTCGAGGAGGAAGTCCAGGAAGAAGGCGTCGGCAATCCAGGCACGCAGGAAGAAGGAGTTCCTGTACCGCGGATTCACGATGGAAGAGCTTCTGGCCATGCCTTTCGAAGAGGTCCTCGGACTCATGCCCTCACGCTCAAGGAGGACATACCTCCGCGGTCTGAACTACGAGCAGCAGCTCCTGTTCGACAAGCTGAAGGACGCAACAGAGCCCGTCAGGACACACCGCAGGGACTTGCCTATCATCCCCCAGTTCGTGGGAAAGACCGTCAGCGTATACAACGGTCAGAATTTCAAAGACGTAGAGATCAAGCCCGAGATGATCGGCTGCTTCATCGGAGAGTTCGTCCAGACAAGGAAGCCTCCAGTGCACTCCGGACCCGGAGTCGGTGCAACCAGATCATCCAAGTTCATGCCGTTGAAGTGA